In the Wyeomyia smithii strain HCP4-BCI-WySm-NY-G18 chromosome 2, ASM2978416v1, whole genome shotgun sequence genome, one interval contains:
- the LOC129725012 gene encoding uncharacterized protein K02A2.6-like isoform X1, with protein MTNPLDMIRTLGLQLQAFDYVSFTDDVGIEWRKWLRSFETMMRASRIDDEEWKKDLLLHYAGPSVQLLFETLPELPEVEMRGPLLNVERYFPNMTGYDEVKAKLNEFFLPKENSTYERHLLRQMQQKAGENIDAFTIRLRVQAERCGFGDKLEENIKDQIIQNCQSTALRRELLKRGDVSLKEVLSTAKIFETVAQQEKSFTNGDGMKLPVSEVNKVDLTPYSSKRMRFAGPNNFECHRCGYLGHLARDDSCPARGKTCSKCFGKNHFAKKCRTRHPTKPKSYPKSERSGNEQTPTVNSKSNENENSHTVKHIADDSVNDNAEYIFNVTSCNSNAEMQCEIGGVSVSAVIDSGSKYNLLSQSNWEQLKGNKVVVLNQRREASMEFEAYGGQSLPLIGAFNAILKVGTANTMAEFYVVEGNGKILIGRDTATSMGVLKISAPVNEVEANQDSKGCSKLGTIKDVIVDIPIRADVTPVVQPYRRIPVALEKLVEKKINELLNKGIIEPVNEPAKWVSPVVVVPKGDGSDVRICVDMRRANEAVERENHPLPTIEDFLPHLAKAKVFSRLDVESAFHQVITAFARFAG; from the exons ATGACTAATCCATTGG ATATGATTCGCACATTGGGCCTACAGCTGCAAGCGTTTGATTATGTATCGTTCACCGATGATGTCGGCATCGAGTGGCGCAAGTGGCTAAGATCGTTTGAAACGATGATGCGAGCCAGCCGTATAGATGACGAAGAATGGAAGAAGGACTTACTGCTGCACTACGCAGGACCCAGTGTTCAGTTGTTGTTTGAAACTTTACCGGAGTTACCGGAAGTGGAAATGCGTGGACCGTTGCTCAATGTGGAGCGGTATTTTCCAAACATGACCGGCTACGATGAGGTCAAAGCCAAATTGAACGAGTTTTTCTTGCCAAAGGAAAATTCGACTTATGAGCGACATTTGCTTCGACAGATGCAACAGAAAGCGGGTGAGAATATTGATGCTTTCACTATCAGGCTCAGAGTCCAAGCGGAACGCTGCGGTTTTGGTGACAAATTGGAAGAGAACATTAAGGATCAAATCATCCAGAACTGTCAATCTACTGCTCTTCGTCGTGAGCTACTAAAACGAGGCGATGTAAGCTTGAAAGAGGTGCTTAGTACGGCTAAAATTTTCGAAACTGTTGCACAACAAGAGAAATCATTCACTAATGGAGATGGAATGAAGCTCCCAGTAAGTGAGGTCAATAAGGTCGATCTGACACCTTACTCCAGCAAAAGGATGCGATTCGCTGGACCAAATAATTTCGAATGTCATCGTTGTGGATACCTAGGACACCTGGCCAGAGACGATTCATGTCCGGCACGAGGAAAAACATGCAGCAAGTGCTTTGGCAAGAACCACTTTGCGAAGAAGTGTCGTACAAGGCATCCGACTAAACCGAAAAGCTATCCCAAGAGCGAACGCTCAGGAAACGAACAGACTCCCACGGTGAATTCAAAATCCAATGAAAACGAAAATTCACATACGGTGAAGCACATCGCTGATGATTCGGTTAACGACAACGCGGAATACATTTTCAATGTAACGTCTTGTAACAGCAATGCTGAGATGCAGTGCGAGATTGGCGGTGTATCAGTGTCCGCTGTGATCGACTCGGGTTCGAAATACAACCTGCTGAGCCAGTCAAATTGGGAGCAGCTCAAAGGCAACAAAGTGGTTGTATTAAACCAGCGACGTGAAGCATCTATGGAGTTTGAAGCATATGGAGGGCAATCACTTCCTTTAATTGGCGCCTTCAATGCAATCCTTAAAGTGGGAACTGCGAATACCATGGCCGAGTTCTATGTGGTGGAAGGTAACGGGAAAATATTGATCGGACGCGATACCGCAACGTCAATGGGTGTTCTAAAAATTAGTGCCCCTGTCAACGAAGTTGAAGCTAACCAGGACTCTAAAGGGTGCAGTAAACTGGGAACCATCAAGGACGTTATTGTAGACATCCCGATCCGAGCAGATGTCACACCGGTTGTTCAGCCGTATCGTCGTATACCAGTAGCACTGGAGAAATTGGTAGAAAAGAAAATTAATGAGCTGTTAAACAAGGGTATAATTGAGCCAGTTAACGAACCAGCAAAATGGGTATCCCCTGTAGTCGTAGTACCCAAGGGCGATGGCAGTGATGTACGTATTTGTGTCGATATGCGTCGGGCAAATGAGGCGGTTGAAAGAGAAAATCACCCCCTACCGACAATCGAAGATTTTTTGCCTCATCTGGCGAAAGCTAAAGTATTCTCTCGCTTGGATGTTGAAAGTGCCTTCCACCAG GTTATTACTGCTTTCGCTCGTTTCGCTGGATGA
- the LOC129725012 gene encoding uncharacterized protein K02A2.6-like isoform X2, with the protein MTNPLDMIRTLGLQLQAFDYVSFTDDVGIEWRKWLRSFETMMRASRIDDEEWKKDLLLHYAGPSVQLLFETLPELPEVEMRGPLLNVERYFPNMTGYDEVKAKLNEFFLPKENSTYERHLLRQMQQKAGENIDAFTIRLRVQAERCGFGDKLEENIKDQIIQNCQSTALRRELLKRGDVSLKEVLSTAKIFETVAQQEKSFTNGDGMKLPVSEVNKVDLTPYSSKRMRFAGPNNFECHRCGYLGHLARDDSCPARGKTCSKCFGKNHFAKKCRTRHPTKPKSYPKSERSGNEQTPTVNSKSNENENSHTVKHIADDSVNDNAEYIFNVTSCNSNAEMQCEIGGVSVSAVIDSGSKYNLLSQSNWEQLKGNKVVVLNQRREASMEFEAYGGQSLPLIGAFNAILKVGTANTMAEFYVVEGNGKILIGRDTATSMGVLKISAPVNEVEANQDSKGCSKLGTIKDVIVDIPIRADVTPVVQPYRRIPVALEKLVEKKINELLNKGIIEPVNEPAKWVSPVVVVPKGDGSDVRICVDMRRANEAVERENHPLPTIEDFLPHLAKAKVFSRLDVESAFHQVITAFARFAG; encoded by the exons ATGACTAATCCATTGG ATATGATTCGCACATTGGGCCTACAGCTGCAAGCGTTTGATTATGTATCGTTCACCGATGATGTCGGCATCGAGTGGCGCAAGTGGCTAAGATCGTTTGAAACGATGATGCGAGCCAGCCGTATAGATGACGAAGAATGGAAGAAGGACTTACTGCTGCACTACGCAGGACCCAGTGTTCAGTTGTTGTTTGAAACTTTACCGGAGTTACCGGAAGTGGAAATGCGTGGACCGTTGCTCAATGTGGAGCGGTATTTTCCAAACATGACCGGCTACGATGAGGTCAAAGCCAAATTGAACGAGTTTTTCTTGCCAAAGGAAAATTCGACTTATGAGCGACATTTGCTTCGACAGATGCAACAGAAAGCGGGTGAGAATATTGATGCTTTCACTATCAGGCTCAGAGTCCAAGCGGAACGCTGCGGTTTTGGTGACAAATTGGAAGAGAACATTAAGGATCAAATCATCCAGAACTGTCAATCTACTGCTCTTCGTCGTGAGCTACTAAAACGAGGCGATGTAAGCTTGAAAGAGGTGCTTAGTACGGCTAAAATTTTCGAAACTGTTGCACAACAAGAGAAATCATTCACTAATGGAGATGGAATGAAGCTCCCAGTAAGTGAGGTCAATAAGGTCGATCTGACACCTTACTCCAGCAAAAGGATGCGATTCGCTGGACCAAATAATTTCGAATGTCATCGTTGTGGATACCTAGGACACCTGGCCAGAGACGATTCATGTCCGGCACGAGGAAAAACATGCAGCAAGTGCTTTGGCAAGAACCACTTTGCGAAGAAGTGTCGTACAAGGCATCCGACTAAACCGAAAAGCTATCCCAAGAGCGAACGCTCAGGAAACGAACAGACTCCCACGGTGAATTCAAAATCCAATGAAAACGAAAATTCACATACGGTGAAGCACATCGCTGATGATTCGGTTAACGACAACGCGGAATACATTTTCAATGTAACGTCTTGTAACAGCAATGCTGAGATGCAGTGCGAGATTGGCGGTGTATCAGTGTCCGCTGTGATCGACTCGGGTTCGAAATACAACCTGCTGAGCCAGTCAAATTGGGAGCAGCTCAAAGGCAACAAAGTGGTTGTATTAAACCAGCGACGTGAAGCATCTATGGAGTTTGAAGCATATGGAGGGCAATCACTTCCTTTAATTGGCGCCTTCAATGCAATCCTTAAAGTGGGAACTGCGAATACCATGGCCGAGTTCTATGTGGTGGAAGGTAACGGGAAAATATTGATCGGACGCGATACCGCAACGTCAATGGGTGTTCTAAAAATTAGTGCCCCTGTCAACGAAGTTGAAGCTAACCAGGACTCTAAAGGGTGCAGTAAACTGGGAACCATCAAGGACGTTATTGTAGACATCCCGATCCGAGCAGATGTCACACCGGTTGTTCAGCCGTATCGTCGTATACCAGTAGCACTGGAGAAATTGGTAGAAAAGAAAATTAATGAGCTGTTAAACAAGGGTATAATTGAGCCAGTTAACGAACCAGCAAAATGGGTATCCCCTGTAGTCGTAGTACCCAAGGGCGATGGCAGTGATGTACGTATTTGTGTCGATATGCGTCGGGCAAATGAGGCGGTTGAAAGAGAAAATCACCCCCTACCGACAATCGAAGATTTTTTGCCTCATCTGGCGAAAGCTAAAGTATTCTCTCGCTTGGATGTTGAAAGTGCCTTCCACCAG GTTATAACTGCTTTCGCTCGTTTCGCTGGATGA
- the LOC129719783 gene encoding uncharacterized protein K02A2.6-like gives MEQILSGCDGCVVFIDDVLVFGADQAEHDLRLKMVRQRFQEWNVVLNEGKCVYGVPEMKFLGHVLSAECIKPDTDKLEAIRCFREPKSGEELRSFIGLVNYLGKFIPDLATITFPLRQLTNKKQPFIWGREQQEAFVKLKDYMIRPTTLGYFDVNDRAQLVADASSVGLGAVLMQMNKQGARIIAYASKSLSDVEQRYAQIEKEALALVWAIERFHFYLYGRSFELITDHKPLEAIFKPKSKPCARIERWVVRLQAYKAKVIYRPGKTNIADPLSRLAIKDNISGKTFDECAESYVHWVTSNAMPVALKITEIEQASDLDKSIQSVKVGLEQDVWSEDASSFRVFATELCFANKILLRGTRIVIPEAFKLRVLDLAHEGHPGITIMKQRLRAKVWWPKLDTQVERYVRNCRGCMLVAAPSAPEPMKRRELPSGPWQHVAIDFLGPLPSGHHLLVIVDYFSRYVEVEVFTKTADSSETIKRLDPIFARFGFPFSITSGNGRQFSSGEFQEYCDGHGIELITTTPYWPQQNGEVERQNRSILKRLTICQATNGNWIDELNKYLLMYRSSPHSTTEKTPSEMLFGYNIRYRLPTIHQPKNTDEETADRDKQMKEKGKLYADERRNAKPSLISVGDKVLVKKMARPNKLAPYFDPQVFRVLKRKGGDVIVISEETGVKYRRHVSHLQRIPSTNAGSTPNSNEVDGPSNLYSLNSDIASGSDERSTCLGEPNVSSDSRTRRITRQPAYMQDYVQTVYENSGK, from the coding sequence ATGGAACAGATTCTGAGCGGATGCGACGGCTGCGTGGTTTTTATTGATGATGTCCTGGTTTTCGGCGCTGATCAAGCGGAACACGATTTGCGACTGAAAATGGTTCGTCAGAGATTTCAGGAATGGAATGTCGTCCTAAATGAAGGTAAATGTGTTTATGGTGTACcggaaatgaaatttttggGTCATGTGTTGTCTGCTGAGTGTATTAAACCAGATACAGACAAACTAGAGGCAATCCGCTGTTTTCGGGAGCCAAAATCTGGGGAAGAGCTAAGAAGCTTCATTGGCCTCGTGAATTACCTTGGAAAATTTATTCCCGATTTAGCGACAATAACTTTTCCGCTCCGGCAGTTGACAAATAAGAAACAACCTTTCATTTGGGGTCGTGAACAACAAGAGGCATTCGTAAAATTGAAGGACTATATGATTCGTCCGACCACGTTGGGATATTTCGATGTTAATGATAGAGCCCAATTGGTAGCTGATGCCAGTTCGGTTGGCTTGGGAGCTGTTCTAATGCAGATGAATAAACAAGGTGCTAGGATCATAGCTTATGCTAGTAAGAGTTTATCAGATGTAGAGCAACGTTACGCGCAGATTGAGAAAGAAGCATTAGCTCTTGTGTGGGCTATCGAACGATTTCATTTCTATCTGTACGGCCGGTCATTTGAGCTAATTACAGATCATAAACCCTTGGAGGCCATTTTCAAACCAAAATCTAAGCCTTGCGCAAGAATCGAGAGATGGGTGGTTCGGCTACAAGCGTACAAAGCGAAAGTTATCTATCGACCCGGTAAAACAAATATTGCTGATCCATTGTCACGGTTGGCAATCAAAGATAACATTTCGGGTAAGACATTCGACGAATGCGCTGAATCTTATGTACATTGGGTGACCTCGAATGCAATGCCGGTAGCACTGAAGATCACTGAAATTGAGCAAGCGTCGGATTTGGACAAATCGATTCAATCGGTTAAAGTTGGATTGGAACAAGATGTTTGGTCGGAAGATGCTAGCTCGTTTAGGGTTTTCGCTACGGAATTGTGCTTTGCCAACAAAATTTTACTTCGGGGAACGCGTATAGTTATACCAGAGGCCTTCAAACTGCGAGTACTAGATCTGGCTCATGAAGGCCATCCTGGTATAACTATAATGAAACAGCGTTTGCGAGCCAAGGTGTGGTGGCCGAAGCTTGACACACAAGTCGAACGGTATGTAAGAAACTGCCGGGGATGTATGTTGGTAGCTGCACCCTCTGCACCTGAGCCGATGAAGCGCAGAGAACTACCATCAGGACCGTGGCAGCACGTAGCCATAGACTTCCTTGGACCACTTCCCTCGGGTCATCATCTGTTAGTAATTGTCGACTATTTCAGCCGCTATGTTGAGGTTGAAGTTTTTACTAAGACAGCGGATTCCAGCGAGACTATCAAGCGACTTGATCCGATTTTTGCGCGGTTTGGCTTCCCGTTTTCCATTACTTCGGGTAATGGCCGTCAGTTTTCTAGTGGAGAATTCCAAGAATATTGCGATGGGCATGGTATCGAGTTAATCACCACTACACCGTACTGGCCACAGCAGAACGGTGAAGTAGAACGGCAAAATCGATCTATCTTGAAAAGATTGACTATATGTCAAGCGACGAACGGCAACTGGATCGATGAACTGAACAAATACCTATTAATGTACCGTTCATCTCCACACTCGACCACTGAGAAGACCCCTTCGGAGATGCTATTTGGATACAACATTCGTTACCGTCTTCCAACGATACACCAACCAAAGAATACTGATGAAGAGACGGCTGATCGAGATAAGCAAATGAAAGAAAAAGGCAAATTGTATGCTGATGAACGTCGAAACGCTAAACCAAGTCTAATTTCTGTAGGAGATAAGGTTCTGGTAAAAAAGATGGCACGACCGAATAAGCTGGCACCCTATTTTGACCCTCAAGTATTCAGAGTATTAAAAAGGAAAGGTGGAGACGTCATAGTAATTTCGGAGGAAACTGGCGTCAAATACAGAAGACATGTATCACATTTGCAACGAATTCCCAGCACCAATGCTGGTTCTACACCGAATTCAAATGAAGTGGATGGACCGTCAAATTTGTATTCCCTCAACAGTGACATAGCAAGTGGAAGCGATGAACGATCAACATGTCTGGGTGAGCCAAATGTTTCTAGTGATTCGAGAACTAGACGTATCACACGGCAGCCAGCTTACATGCAAGACTACGTACAAACCGTGTATGAAAATTCTGGGAAATAA
- the LOC129723542 gene encoding eukaryotic translation initiation factor 2 subunit 2 isoform X2, giving the protein MAEDDAIFDPSLMKKKKKKKTPFDLDGALGVDDGADVETPVAGDSSTPAESGNTVGLDGVATNDLDDNLDLESFGKKKKKKKKPFNLDELDTALAVASEGKTEGEKEGKDAGKMDDADGAVFSIGDDGLDDDDMKIDFSMKKKKKKKKDLTELMEAEEAAREEEKENVDEHSTTWAGSDRDYTYDELLQRVFEIILDKNPDMAGGRKPKFVMRPPQVLRVGTKKTSFANFTEICKTLHRQPKHLLDFLLAELGTSGSVDGNSQLIIKGRFQPKQIENVLRRYIKEYVTCHTCRSPETLLQKDTRLFFLQCESCGSRCSVASIKSGFQAVTSKRAAIRAKTA; this is encoded by the exons ATGGCTGAAGATGATGCG ATATTTGATCCTTCGTTgatgaagaaaaagaagaagaagaagactcCATTTGATTTGGACGGTGCACTCGGGGTTGATGATGGTGCAGATGTTGAGACGCCCGTTGCAGGTGATAGTTCTACTCCAGCGGAAAGTGGCAATACAGTAGGATTGGATGGAGTCGCAACAAATGACTTGGATGATAATTTAGACCTGGAAAGTTTTggcaagaagaagaagaaaaagaagaagccttTCAATCTGGATGAATTAGATACAGCCCTTGCTGTTGCATCGGAAGGCAAAACCGAAGGCGAGAAAGAGGGCAAGGATGCTGGTAAAATGGATGATGCCGATGGTGCTGTTTTCAGCATTGGAGATGATGGACTGGATGACGATGATATGAAGATCGACTTCAgcatgaaaaagaaaaagaagaagaagaaggatCTAACGGAGTTGATGGAGGCTGAGGAAGCTGCTCGGGAGGAGGAGAAGGAAAATG TGGATGAACACAGCACAACATGGGCTGGCTCGGACCGTGACTATACGTACGATGAGCTTTTGCAACGTGTCTTCGAAATCATTCTGGACAAGAATCCCGATATGGCAGGCGGACGAAAGCCTAAATTTGTTATGCGTCCACCCCAAGTTCTTCGAGTAGGCACGAAAAAGACCTCTTTTGCCAACTTCACGGAAATATGCAAAACTTTGCATCGACAACCGAAACATTTACTGGACTTTCTGTTGGCTGAATTGGGAACCAGCGGTTCGGTGGACGGCAATTCGCAGCTCATCATTAAGGGTCGATTCCAGCCAAAGCAGATCGAGAATGTTTTGCGACGGTATATCAAGGAGTACGTGACATGTCATACCTGCCGTTCACCCGAAACTCTTCTACAGAAGGACACTCGTCTGTTTTTCCTACAGTGCGAATCTTGTGGGTCACGTTGTTCCGTGGCCAGTATTAAGTCTGGTTTCCAGGCCGTCACCAGCAAGCGTGCTGCTATCCGAGCGAAAACGGCTTAG
- the LOC129723542 gene encoding eukaryotic translation initiation factor 2 subunit 2 isoform X1 — protein sequence MAEDDAIFDPSLMKKKKKKKTPFDLDGALGVDDGADVETPVAGDSSTPAESGNTVGLDGVATNDLDDNLDLESFGKKKKKKKKPFNLDELDTALAVASEGKTEGEKEGKDAGKMDDADGAVFSIGDDGLDDDDMKIDFSMKKKKKKKKDLTELMEAEEAAREEEKENGLTDNDGSGAEFVDEHSTTWAGSDRDYTYDELLQRVFEIILDKNPDMAGGRKPKFVMRPPQVLRVGTKKTSFANFTEICKTLHRQPKHLLDFLLAELGTSGSVDGNSQLIIKGRFQPKQIENVLRRYIKEYVTCHTCRSPETLLQKDTRLFFLQCESCGSRCSVASIKSGFQAVTSKRAAIRAKTA from the exons ATGGCTGAAGATGATGCG ATATTTGATCCTTCGTTgatgaagaaaaagaagaagaagaagactcCATTTGATTTGGACGGTGCACTCGGGGTTGATGATGGTGCAGATGTTGAGACGCCCGTTGCAGGTGATAGTTCTACTCCAGCGGAAAGTGGCAATACAGTAGGATTGGATGGAGTCGCAACAAATGACTTGGATGATAATTTAGACCTGGAAAGTTTTggcaagaagaagaagaaaaagaagaagccttTCAATCTGGATGAATTAGATACAGCCCTTGCTGTTGCATCGGAAGGCAAAACCGAAGGCGAGAAAGAGGGCAAGGATGCTGGTAAAATGGATGATGCCGATGGTGCTGTTTTCAGCATTGGAGATGATGGACTGGATGACGATGATATGAAGATCGACTTCAgcatgaaaaagaaaaagaagaagaagaaggatCTAACGGAGTTGATGGAGGCTGAGGAAGCTGCTCGGGAGGAGGAGAAGGAAAATG GCCTTACGGATAACGATGGAAGCGGTGCGGAGTTCG TGGATGAACACAGCACAACATGGGCTGGCTCGGACCGTGACTATACGTACGATGAGCTTTTGCAACGTGTCTTCGAAATCATTCTGGACAAGAATCCCGATATGGCAGGCGGACGAAAGCCTAAATTTGTTATGCGTCCACCCCAAGTTCTTCGAGTAGGCACGAAAAAGACCTCTTTTGCCAACTTCACGGAAATATGCAAAACTTTGCATCGACAACCGAAACATTTACTGGACTTTCTGTTGGCTGAATTGGGAACCAGCGGTTCGGTGGACGGCAATTCGCAGCTCATCATTAAGGGTCGATTCCAGCCAAAGCAGATCGAGAATGTTTTGCGACGGTATATCAAGGAGTACGTGACATGTCATACCTGCCGTTCACCCGAAACTCTTCTACAGAAGGACACTCGTCTGTTTTTCCTACAGTGCGAATCTTGTGGGTCACGTTGTTCCGTGGCCAGTATTAAGTCTGGTTTCCAGGCCGTCACCAGCAAGCGTGCTGCTATCCGAGCGAAAACGGCTTAG
- the LOC129723544 gene encoding uncharacterized protein LOC129723544 gives MDLDQIKTELDDVEQQIPRHLMQRDVTPNVSFAMDTVDLTNDEYICEFENFLRGIQDHRKQKRVLRQQKHIEDVIPLQIIHMNLVNFYQEAYVGSLFGIDFKNVMIYGRISPGVVRQENNTHIYKLDDGSGIVDVHYAHGLVRDVENLISANKCEDILKTRSPLNEEQVPEKSEDKEDLKLLLSLVKSRCQQRLEYFTLGTRCFVIGRPFLNRWDRVSVYAYSMHADHNTPGRSAEVFWKTHLALCYEQRYAPALGIDL, from the exons ATGGATCTCGATCAGATTAAAACCGAACTTGACGATGTAGAGCAACAGATCCCACGTCATTTAATGCAGCGGGACGTTACACCGAACGTTTCTTTTGCAATGGATACTGTTGATTTGACCAATGATGAGTATATATGCGAGTTTGAAAACTTCCTCAGAGGCATTCAAGATCATCGAAAACAAAAAAGAGTTCTTCGTCAACAGAAACACATTGAAGATGTAATTCCCCTACAGATAATTCACATGAACCTCGTCAATTTTTATCAAGAAGCATATGTAGGGTCATTGTTTGGGATCGATTTTAAAAACGTTATGATCTACGGACGAATAAGCCCGGGAGTTGTACGGCAGGAGAATAACACACATATTTACAAACTGGACGACGGATCCGGAATAGTTGATGTACATTACGCGCATGGGCTTGTTAGGGATGTAG AGAATCTAATTTCCGCCAATAAATGTGAGGATATTCTGAAAACACGCAGTCCTCTTAATGAAGAGCAGGTTCCAGAGAAATCGGAAGACAAAGAAGATCTGAAACTCTTGTTATCATTGGTGAAAAGTCGCTGCCAGCAACGGTTGGAATATTTCACTCTGGGCACTCGATGTTTCGTTATTGGTCGACCGTTCCTGAATCGTTGGGATCGCGTTTCGGTTTATGCCTACAGTATGCATGCTGACCATAATACACCTGGAAGATCTGCTGAAGTGTTTTGGAAAACACACCTTGCTCTTTGCTATGAACAGCGATATGCTCCCGCCCTCGGGATTGATCTATAA
- the LOC129723541 gene encoding uncharacterized protein LOC129723541 has product MLRLRKTITLIMILQATHSSSIEHPQSYSLFKRGVVLGDMTYSYASTDMGSSNGGRVKTVTVIKNVSVPKPTSMVFSDRTEQFFDKFDQNGHKNHEHVQYWPADETNKMKKATIVPPSFTIPETEDFSIEEFKHPMELIDIVKSAAKTQNKLLKKLPSDDTGPVVFPADTQSMKKKNNGVVTVAKDYTSVSASDPKERSKPKTASKLSTKVETSAQENQPKSYGSTDTSDFYHDDFEQTEYVYFPEKNTYTLKSISKAPTAIKNKIKNTAYAYKDPSPPSKIDFTLYSTPNDTTVPDLLFSELANAVASRNISMIKSLAGQLDEPYVYPQFDFESLKTDEYGPLALAFKDKGKLDSPASTTVPKFDFVEASTATSPMTTTTLATTTTPKKLLPKYIAPRLRGFKRFSSRKQ; this is encoded by the coding sequence ACAATAACACTAATAATGATACTGCAGGCTACACATTCATCATCGATAGAGCATCCGCAGAGCTACTCGCTGTTCAAACGTGGAGTTGTACTCGGTGATATGACATACAGCTATGCCTCAACCGATATGGGATCATCGAATGGAGGTCGTGTGAAAACAGTAACTGTCATCAAAAATGTATCCGTTCCCAAACCCACCAGTATGGTATTCAGCGATCGCACTGAACAGTTTTTCGACAAGTTTGATCAAAATGGTCACAAAAATCACGAGCACGTTCAGTACTGGCCCGCCGacgaaacaaataaaatgaagaaagCTACCATAGTTCCACCGTCGTTTACTATACCTGAAACAGAAGACTTCTCCATTGAGGAATTCAAACATCCGATGGAGCTGATAGACATAGTAAAAAGTGCTGCGAAAACACAAAACAAGCTGTTGAAAAAACTTCCTTCGGATGACACCGGTCCTGTAGTTTTTCCTGCAGATACTCAATcaatgaagaagaaaaacaacGGAGTGGTAACTGTTGCCAAAGATTATACCAGCGTATCGGCTTCCGATCCTAAAGAACGCAGCAAACCTAAAACTGCAAGTAAACTCAGCACGAAAGTTGAAACGTCAGCACAAGAAAACCAACCGAAAAGTTATGGCTCCACAGACACAAGTGACTTCTATCATGACGATTTTGAACAAACTGAATACGTTTATTTTCCGGAAAAGAACACTTACACTCTAAAATCAATTTCCAAAGCCCCTACGGcaataaagaataaaataaaaaatacagcTTATGCCTACAAAGATCCTTCTCCGCCCAGCAAAATTGACTTTACTCTTTACAGTACCCCTAACGACACAACTGTACCAGATCTGCTCTTCTCTGAGCTGGCCAATGCCGTTGCCAGTCGGAACATCTCTATGATCAAATCTTTGGCTGGACAGTTGGATGAGCCGTATGTGTATCCACAATTCGACTTTGAATCTCTGAAAACGGACGAGTACGGTCCACTGGCACTAGCCTTCAAAGATAAGGGCAAGCTTGACTCACCTGCGTCAACCACTGTTCCGAAATTCGACTTCGTAGAGGCGTCAACCGCGACCAGCCCGATGACGACGACAACGTTGGCCACGACGACGACTCCAAAGAAACTTTTACCTAAGTACATTGCACCCCGACTAAGGGGATTCAAAAGGTTTTCATCTAGAAAACAATAG